One region of Wyeomyia smithii strain HCP4-BCI-WySm-NY-G18 chromosome 3, ASM2978416v1, whole genome shotgun sequence genomic DNA includes:
- the LOC129728723 gene encoding uncharacterized protein LOC129728723, with protein MLSNPREVEKISQACVNEEIVWHLNPPKAPHFGGLWEAAVKVAKSQLYRQVGGSRLSYEDMSTVLAEIEAAMNSRPIVPMSEDPNDCTALTPAHFLIGTSMHAEPDPDLSEIPFTRLDHYQRLQQLFQQF; from the coding sequence ATGTTATCCAATCCTAGAGAAGTCGAGAAAATTAGTCAAGCTTGTGTCAATGAAGAGATCGTTTGGCACCTGAACCCGCCAAAAGCACCACACTTTGGAGGGCTCTGGGAGGCAGCCGTAAAGGTTGCCAAATCTCAACTATATCGACAGGTTGGTGGATCCCGTTTGTCCTACGAGGATATGTCTACAGTCCTGGCCGAAATCGAAGCTGCAATGAATTCGCGGCCAATCGTTCCAATGTCTGAAGACCCGAATGACTGCACAGCACTCACACCTGCTCATTTCCTAATTGGAACAAGCATGCATGCAGAACCCGATCCTGACTTAAGCGAAATCCCATTCACTCGTCTCGACCACTATCAACGATTGCAGCAGTTGTTTCAACAATTTTAG